TCATTTTTGCCGAAGAACAAAAGAAGCACTCACCGAAACTGATCCTTTCGTCGGGTGCCAGCGAGGCAAATCCCGAAGTCCCTGAACGTGCCGAGCGCCTGCTGGCGGCGGCCATCGGCAGCGGTCTGACCCTGGAGCGGCCACCCGACTACGGCCTCGACCCGATCTCGGCGGTGCATTCGGCCGAGTATTTGCACTTCCTGCAAAACATCCACACAAGATGGAAGCGGATCCCGGACGCCTCCGAAGACGTCATTCCGAATATTCATCCCGACCGACGCGACTGCGGCTACCCGGCGTCGGCGGTCGGACAGGTTGGCTATCACGTCTTCGACGGGGCGGCCCCCATCACCGCCGACACCTGGGAGAGCGCCAGGTGGAGCGCCAACAGCGCCGTTCACGCCGCCCTTGACGTTATCGGCGGGGCCGATGCCAGCTATGCACTCGCCCGACCCCCGGGCCACCACGCCACGAAAGACCAGGCAGGGGGATTCTGCTACTTGAACAACACCGCCATCGCTGCCCAGGTGCTGCGATCGCAACACCCGCGGGTCGCCATCCTTGACGTCGACGTGCATCATGGCAACGGAACCCAGAACATTTTCTACGACCGCTCGGACGTCTTGACGGTTTCGATACACGCCGATCCGGTCCGCTTCTATCCCTTCTTTTGGGGCTACACCAACGAACGTGGCGAAGGATCCGGCCTCGGCTCCAACCTCAATCTGGCCCTCCCCCGGGGTACCGGCGACGACAACTATCTCAAAGCTCTGGATGGCGCAATCGGTCGAATAGAGGCGTTCACTCCGGGTGCGCTCGTGATCGCCCTGGGCCTCGACGCCCACGAAAAAGACCCGTTTCAGGGTATGACGATCACCACCGAAGGCTTCGGCCGCATTGCTAATCGGATTGCCAAACTCAACCTGCCGACGGTGATGGTGCAAGAAGGCGGCTACCTCACCGACGCGCTCGGCACCAACCTCAGTTCGTTCTTGCACGGTTTCTCCAACTAGTCGCAATGGGGCCAGGTCGCAATGGCGGTCAGCACTAAGCCAGGTTCTCGGGAATCTGCCCGGGTAGATTCGAAGACATGAACGAAACGTTGCGCCTGAATGCCTACCGGTGGATGACACTCACCCGCACGTTCGACGAGACCATGGTGCCGATGTGGAAGCAGGGGCGCGGAATCGGCGGGACCGGCGACGGTCCTGTTACCTCCGGGCACTGATTTCTTGCTGATCACGACGAGACGACATACAGCTGCCAGGAGCCTGGCACGCCTTTCAACTCATAGAGTCCACGATCGTCGAACGTCACATTTGATCCAGTCACAGCATCCTTAACGGTTCCCGACACAAGCACTTCGCCAGGGCCCGCCAGAGCTCCGATTCGGGCACCGATGTGGACAGCAATGCCACCGAGGTCCTCGCCAATGACCTCGCATTCGCCGGAATGGATTCCCGCCCGTACCTCTAGCCCGAGGTCGGGCATAGCCCGACCGATGGCAGTAGCGCATCGAATCGCCCGAGCGGGACTTTTGAAAGTGGACAAGAACCCATCGCCCGTGTGTTTGATCACCCGACCACCAAAATGATCGATCTGGCTTCGAGCAATGTCGTCGTGACGTTTGAGCAGTTTTCGCCATTCGCTGTCGCCAATTCGGGCAGCCAGCTTTGTCGAATCCACAATGTCTGTGAACATGACTGTGGACAGAATCCGGTCAGGCGCAGGCATCGCTTTTCCTTTGGCTCGGAGCGCTTGCCGATAGTCCTCCAGATACGCCGAGGCCTGGGAGAGATAGTCGGGATCGAGTCGTCTCCGGAACATTGAGGAGCTGAAAACCACCGCCCAATCACTAACCGGCAACACATAATCGCCGACGGCGTGGAAGTAGTGGAGCCATCTTTTGAGATGCTCTTCCGACCGGAAGAGGTTCATGCGACTTCAGTTGAACGCCCCGGTCCCTGCCCTCGACGTAGCGAAAGGCGACGGCATGTATCCGACCGCCGTGGCCGGATCGATCTCGAGGACGTCGTTATCTCGGGTCCGAATTCGGATCAGCTCACCACAGTCGAGGCACCGAGACTCAATCAGAACCTCCTGCCCGGGAAAAAGCCAGCGCACGGCCAGCGCTTCCATGCCTCACTGGCCGTACCACTTCTGGACGCCACCGACACTAATCAGATATTGGGTAGGAACGTTGCTAAATGGTGCCCAGGATTCAATATGGTCGGTATCGTGTGCCAACCAGTAGCCCGCAATCGGCGCCGCCGCCACGGCGCCTCGCTGCACCTCACGGGCTTGCTCCATGCTGATGTCGAGGGCGTCCGCGAGTTCACCGTAATGTGGAGCGCGACCGGTTTCCACCAGATGAGCCAGGATCGTGGTAAAAGCTCTTTGGACCAACGAATCTTCGCTCACAGCACTCCTCATCGATCTCCGGCAGTAGGCACCCGCCGGCGTCGGCATCCTACCCGCCAGGGTCGAAGCAAGTAGATTCCGAAGTAATGAACGAAACAATACGCTTGACTGCCTACCGGTGGATGACACTCACCCGCACGTTCGACGAGACCATGGTAGCGATGTGGAAGCAGGGCAGGGGCATCGGCGGCACGTTCTCGGAACGGGGCCATGAAGCGGTTTCGGTTGGGGCGGGCTTGGCCCTCGGTCCCGACGATGTGGTAGCCCCCATGCATCGGGATCTCGGGACGTACCTGCTGCGTGGCATGACCCCGGAGCGAATTTTCGGCAATCTGCTCGGCCGCCAGATGGGCGTGAGTGGTGGGCGAGATTCAAACCTGCACGGATTGGGCGATCTCGATCTGAACATCATCGGATTCATCTCTCACATCCCCCAGGCGATACCGACTGCGCTCGGGGCGGCCATGGCGTTCCGATACCGGGACGAACCGCGGGTAGCGATGACGTTTGTGGGTGACGGCGGATCATGCTCGGGCGCCTTCCACGAATCTCTCAATATGGCAGCGTTGTACAACGCTCCGTTTGTCCTCATCATCGAAAACAACCAGTACGCCTACTCCACACCACTCAGTCAGGAAATGAAAGTCGCTGACATCGCCGGCCGATTGCCGGGATATGGGTTGGCTGCCACCACGGTCGACGGCAACGACGTCGAGGCCGTCCATGCCGCCACCACCGATGCGGTGGAACGAGCTCGGGCAGGAGGCGGCCCTTCGGTCATCGAGGCGCGCACCATGCGTATGCTCGGACATGCCATTCACGACGGGGCCGAATACGTTCCCGAAGCGTTGCTGGCCGAGTGGGAAAGCCGTGACCCGGTTCGCATGTTCCGAACAAGACTCATCAACAGTGGGGTTCCTGAGACGGATCTGGACGCCCTCGACCAGGCGGCGGCCACCGAAATCGCGGCCGCCGTTCGAGTTGCCGAAGCCGCTCCGCTTCCGAACCCCGAATCGGTCAGTGAAGGGGTTTTCGCATGAGCGACAATTTCGGATTCTCCGACACTCTCCAGCACGCCGCGGACGACCGCACGCTGACCTACCTGGAGGCCATCACCGAGGCGTTGTTCGTTGAGATGGATCGTGACGAAAACGTTCTGGTCATGGGCGAAGATGTCGGTGGCGACTTCGGCGGCGCCTTCAAGGTGACCAAAGGTTTGGCTGCCAAGTTCGGAGACCGACGGGTAATCAACACGCCGATTGCCGAGTTGTCGTTCACCGGTATGGCCAACGGGATGGCACTCATGGGACTACGACCGGTCGTCGAAATGCAGTTCGCCGATTTCATCTCGTCAGGATTCGATTCCATTGTCCAGTTCGCCGCCACGTCCCATTACCGGGGCATCGGCAAGGTGCCGTGGGTGATCAGGGCGCCCTCAGATGGGGGAATACGATCCGGGCCGTTCCATAGTCAGAACCCGGAGGCCTGGTTCGTTCACACCCCCGGACTCAAGGTAGTGGCCCCCTCGACTCCCGCCGATGCCAAGGGTTTGCTGGCAGCGGCGATTCGCGACGACAACCCGGTCATCTACTTCGAGGCGAAACCGCTCTATCGGTCGATCAAGGGCGACGTTCCCGGCGGTGAACACGTCACCGAGATCGGGAAGGCTGCCGTTCGGCGGTCGGGAACGGATGTCACCGTCATCGCCTATGGCACTCAGGTCCACACCGCTCTCGAAGCGGCCGAGATTGTGGCGGCGGACGGGATCGATGTTGCGGTC
This genomic interval from Acidimicrobiia bacterium contains the following:
- a CDS encoding thiamine pyrophosphate-dependent dehydrogenase E1 component subunit alpha, which produces MNETIRLTAYRWMTLTRTFDETMVAMWKQGRGIGGTFSERGHEAVSVGAGLALGPDDVVAPMHRDLGTYLLRGMTPERIFGNLLGRQMGVSGGRDSNLHGLGDLDLNIIGFISHIPQAIPTALGAAMAFRYRDEPRVAMTFVGDGGSCSGAFHESLNMAALYNAPFVLIIENNQYAYSTPLSQEMKVADIAGRLPGYGLAATTVDGNDVEAVHAATTDAVERARAGGGPSVIEARTMRMLGHAIHDGAEYVPEALLAEWESRDPVRMFRTRLINSGVPETDLDALDQAAATEIAAAVRVAEAAPLPNPESVSEGVFA
- a CDS encoding adenylate/guanylate cyclase domain-containing protein, whose product is MNLFRSEEHLKRWLHYFHAVGDYVLPVSDWAVVFSSSMFRRRLDPDYLSQASAYLEDYRQALRAKGKAMPAPDRILSTVMFTDIVDSTKLAARIGDSEWRKLLKRHDDIARSQIDHFGGRVIKHTGDGFLSTFKSPARAIRCATAIGRAMPDLGLEVRAGIHSGECEVIGEDLGGIAVHIGARIGALAGPGEVLVSGTVKDAVTGSNVTFDDRGLYELKGVPGSWQLYVVSS
- a CDS encoding alpha-ketoacid dehydrogenase subunit beta, with product MSDNFGFSDTLQHAADDRTLTYLEAITEALFVEMDRDENVLVMGEDVGGDFGGAFKVTKGLAAKFGDRRVINTPIAELSFTGMANGMALMGLRPVVEMQFADFISSGFDSIVQFAATSHYRGIGKVPWVIRAPSDGGIRSGPFHSQNPEAWFVHTPGLKVVAPSTPADAKGLLAAAIRDDNPVIYFEAKPLYRSIKGDVPGGEHVTEIGKAAVRRSGTDVTVIAYGTQVHTALEAAEIVAADGIDVAVLDLRTLKPLDTEAILEAAIKTGKVVVVHAANRMVGVGAEVAALIAEEAFESLDAPIIRIGGLDTPVPFSPPLEDAYRPNAGKIEAAIRELADY
- a CDS encoding histone deacetylase family protein, translating into MNVIFAEEQKKHSPKLILSSGASEANPEVPERAERLLAAAIGSGLTLERPPDYGLDPISAVHSAEYLHFLQNIHTRWKRIPDASEDVIPNIHPDRRDCGYPASAVGQVGYHVFDGAAPITADTWESARWSANSAVHAALDVIGGADASYALARPPGHHATKDQAGGFCYLNNTAIAAQVLRSQHPRVAILDVDVHHGNGTQNIFYDRSDVLTVSIHADPVRFYPFFWGYTNERGEGSGLGSNLNLALPRGTGDDNYLKALDGAIGRIEAFTPGALVIALGLDAHEKDPFQGMTITTEGFGRIANRIAKLNLPTVMVQEGGYLTDALGTNLSSFLHGFSN